The Gossypium arboreum isolate Shixiya-1 chromosome 2, ASM2569848v2, whole genome shotgun sequence region TTAGACTTCACATCAGTGAGATGACAGGTATGCAGTTGATGCAATGCAATCTGTTTGCCTCAAGGAAGCAAGGGCTGCAGGTCCACTGGCTGAAGAAACGAGTCTAATCGGACTAACTTTTGGAGGTTACCTTCATTCGAAGGTTCTTTTTCCACAATTTTGGTTATTCCATATGTTTGTGTATTCATTGATCTTGTTCTTATTCTACAGACACATAGTAATTATATTTTTTGCTTTGTTGTTATGGTATTATCATGATTGGGTTGTCAGATAAAGTGCATGAAGTGTCTTGGTAAATCTGAGCTGTATGAGAGGATGATGGATCTAACTGTTGAGATTGATGGGGACATCGGAAGTCTGGAGGAGGCACTTGCACAGTTTACAGCTAGAGAAATCTTGGATGGAGAGAACAAATATCATTGCATTAGGTTTGTTGCCTTTTAACTGCCATTTCATTAATGTTGTTACGATTCTGGATATAACCATGCTTCTTGGCCATTATGGCTTATTGTTAGATATCTATTAATGTGCATCATTGCTTTCTCATCCCACTTTCGATGTTAATGAACTCTAACTTCGGCTATTTTATTGTGATACTATTACGGTAACTATTCAAATCTCACTTTTTTGGCATATTTGTTCCTATTGTAACATTTTTACTTGGATTGGCATGTAAGTACTGCCGTATGTTCAAAGGAAATATCTATGGAGTCATAACTGTTTTGAGTTTCTCATTGGTAAATTCTCCCTTTTTTAATCAGGTGCAAATCTTATGTAAAAGCAAGCAAGAAGTTGACGGTATTAGAGTCACCGAATATTCTTACCATTGTTTTAAAGAGGTTCCAGGTAATTCCAAGCTGTCTGGTTTCTATTTTTATGCTTCCATGTGCTTATTTGAATGCCGACTCGCGCTTTACTGTCTGTACTTTTGCAGTCCGGTAATTTTGGGAAGTTAAATAAGTCAGTTCAATTTCCTGAGGTCCTTGATTTGGCCCCATATATGAGCGGATCAAGTTCGAAGGCGGTCATATACAATCTCTATGCTGTGGTGGTTCACTTGGATGTAATGGATACTGCCTTTTCAGGCCATTACGTATGTTACGTGAAGAATTTCCGAGGGGAATGGTTCAGGATTGATGACAGCACGGTATGCTGTTTTCTGCTTAGTATATATTGAGATCAGATGTACTACTTACTGTACATAAACCTGACACATGCAGCGCCATTTGTAGGTAATACCAGTGTCATTGGAGAGGGTCTTGCTCGAAAGGGCATACATGCTCCTCTATGCGAGGTAAATGTGACTTCAAAAGCTTTGGTTTCATGAAAATTTGGTTTATATATATTCAGCACAAATAACTATGGTTCTCGAAAATTTCAGGCGCTCCCCAATAGCACCAGCTTTGGTGAGAAAAAATCTTGACTCTCATGGTTTTAAACACAGGAATTTGGAAGCTGTTCCTTGTAGCCAAAAAACATCTAAGTCGGGATCCGACtctaatttttcaaagttggatccCTCAATATCACAACGTAAACATAAGTATCATCCTCCAATGCAAAGAATTTCTTCAGCTGATTCATCGAGTGAGAGTTCTTCCATTTTCAGCGGCTCTGATGCAAGCTCGTGCAGCACTACAAGCACTAAGGACTCTTCCAGGAGTGAAGACTTCTCagattatttatttggtgaaacGGGACCTGAATGGTACAACCAAAATGGAATTTCGTCAGAAACAGCTGCCTCGTCCTCCTATCATGGTTTTGACACAGATTTGGGGGCGGAGATGGATGGCCGTTCACGGTCACTGACATTTTTGTACACTGACTCAATTAGACAGCATTGGAATAGTAATGTTAGAGCCTCGGACTTTGAGCAAGGAGGCTGGTCTAACCCATTTGATGTAAGATCATCGGGTATTTCATATAGAAGAGCAAGCGTCGACGGATCGACTCAAACGTTTTATTGAGGTTTGAGTTGAAcccataatatataaaataagatCCATCTTTCAGTTATTAACTTTATGATTATGATTCAGTAAAATGAGTAATCATCATTCTTTGGCTTTGCCCCATAAAATTACCTTCTAAGCTAGGAAGCTTGCTGGGTTGCATTGAGTAACAGTTAATAATCGGTCTGTAAATCAGGCCAGTGCCTCGTATGTGGACCTGATCACGATTTCTTAGACGTTTTACAGACCCGTACACGATTTCTTAGATGTTTTAGATTTGGGCTGCCATTTCCATCATATTATTCGCccaagttatttttatttttttgtttctaTCAAATATATTATGGTTAAAATGTATTCGATAGAAACAAATATAAACATGGCGAATAATATGATGGAAGTGGCAGCCCAAATATAAAACATCTCAGAAATCATGTAATGATCCTCGATTTCAAGAACCCAGAATAAGTAGAACAGCCATTTCCAATAGAGAAGACAGACCAGATAAAAATAATTCGACCCAATTTTCCTAAATGAAGCTGAAAAGATGCCAGCTGGAAACCAAATCAATCCCGTGGAAGCCAAACCAGTgaaaaaaatgggaggaaaaaggAGATTCCTGACCTGAGTTGGGTTCGGGTTCTCAGTCCTGCTGCAACAGTGGTGAACGACGATGGACCAGTGGGTGAGTGGTGGAAGAACGCTGGCGACAGAGGTGGTGATTGGCAAGCCGCCATGCAGTTAGTGTCTTTTTTTTGGAATCGATTTGGGAATTGGGAGTGAGGGTAAGGGCTAAGGGGTGGGGAGGACGGGAAGGTTATTAAGTTAGTAtggaaattaaaaataattaaaaatattcagTATTAAAATTTCGCCCGATTcgggaaaaaaaaaatcatacctAAGATGGGTTTAGTTTTTGTCTGAGTTCATTTTTTGAACCTAAAAAGTTCGAGCAAATTTGATCAAATGATTCAAGCCGTGATCAAGTTTAATGGTTGACCTtatttaacattaaaataataatttcttgAGTGTGTCTTTTATAACATGGttgtgtaaattttaaaaatagtatcAATATTGGGTTTTTTTTAATTATCATGGGTtggttattgttattattaaccATCTTATCTAAATCAAGAACCAGCCATCCAGTGCTTTTGCAAGAAACGTTCAAAAAATTCACCTCTTCATTTGACCCAAACATGATTCTTTCCCCTGTAAAGTTACATTCTAGCAGACATTGCTTCCAGTATCCTATGCAAGCAAGATTACATCCAAGAAGTTAAAAGAATcaaatataaaagaaattaacTGAAACCTACAAGGATTAACTCAACTTCAATCACTGCCGTTCGTTTGGAAGAATGCAAAATCAGTTTGCTAGTTGCTGCATTCGCTATTGACTATTTAGTAGTGTTGGCTTGTTGCTAACAATGAGTATGGTTTCTGCTTCCGCATGTCCAGTACAAAATAAGCATAAAATCCAGTTGTGGCAACGATAAAGACGCCAATATAAGTGCACACGCTTGTAGCACAAACATACAAGTACCTGGAAGAATTAGCAAACATTAGTTTTACCACAAGGTAATTGGAATTCTGATGAATCAAATACTTTGAtgttttttttcatgaaataggtACGATGTTTTGGAAGAACAAGAACACCAGTTATTCATGCAATTTGTCATCAGTGCAATATACGAGCATGCATAGGCGCATATCAGTCACCTAGGATTTTTGGATGAGACTCAGAACTTACTTGGGTGAGAAAACACTCCAAACAAATAAGTGATTCTGCATTAACAGCAATACAACCGTGTATGAAGTCAAGAGAATTGAATTTATGACCAGCGGTACGAGGCATGAAAAACCCAGCATCATCATGAGATGATCTCCAGGACCTGCTTTCTCAGGAATTACAAGATGGGCCATGTTTTTCATAGAGATGTATATTACAAGGCTAAGAAGAATAAACATGGGTGACGCGTAGGTGATAATAAACATTAGAATGCCAGAAAGCAATGTCGAGTGACTTGAGATACCCTTGCAACAAGTAAAACAATGTTGAGAAAGTTAGATAAGTAACGTCAGTATCTTAAACTTCATATGAAAAGAAAACATCAAGTTTGCATATAAGCCTTCCATTAAAAAAGGAAACGAAAGAAAAAAAGGTCTTGCATTCAAGCATATGTATTAAAAGTGAGCAAGTAAAAGAATACATACAATGAAAGCTCCAGCAACATCAATAGTAGCTAGTGTGTTGGTATTTCCTAGAGCAAAATGGCCAGCCATTCCCAAGTAGTAAAATGCTGCAATCTAAGGAAACAAAATACCGACATTAGTACAAGAAAGTTGTTGCTCATTTAACTTCTTAAAAATGCTTTCAAGACAATATTTGCACTGTGTCCATGTATGTAGAAGTTTAATTTCTAAGGTTTCGTTTTTGACAAATTTAAAAGTCCCTTTTGCGGAGAAAACTGGAAAAACACAAACTAGAGCAACAAAGGGAGAAGGTAGAGGAAAAGGTGGCATGGGGGTTGAAGAGATGAAAATGAAGAAAAGTCAAGGATGGCATTGCGCTCGCTGAGAAGAACGTGTATCTTTATGAATTCAATAATGACACAACAAACCAGAAAACCTATGTGCACAAACGAACTAATAATCTAAACTGAAACTAAAAATTCAGGAGCTTCTCAACCTTAGCATGCCGCTTCCTAAATATCCCACTTCAAAAAAGTTCAACACGACTGCTATCTGTGTTTAGGGACCATACCACTCAAAATTACTTGCCTTTAACATTTAAGGAAGAGGTAAAAATCAGTCAGAAAAGTATCAGGTAGCAACTGACCTCTACCCATTCTTTATGATGTGTTCCACTTCTAGCAAAATAGAGTGTGCCGGCCAGAATTTGCAAAAGAAGCAATAATATGGGTGTTGTGTTGATTGGTTGTTGAAGTAAAAGCTGCAGAAGACACCAACATAGTACGTATGCCCATCCAATCACATATAAAGAATCCCTTAATTCCACTAATGGGAATTTCTCATGAATGCTAAGAAAAAGAGGTGAAATGGTATTATCAGTTGGGCAAATCTTGGAGGTTGAGAAAGGAATAACCCATGGCAAGGCTACAACAGTCCCGATAGTTGCGACACCAAGAATTGCATAGATTATTTGTACCAATAAGGTAGCACCATAATTAGTGGATGAAAATGTATAATCCTGGTATTTTGTGATATGCAGCAAAACCAACAATCCAGATATCAGAAAGCTAAGTCTGACCATCTGGAAACATTTTCCCTTGGATTCTATTGAAAATAAAGCAAATAAACCTATACTAATCACCAGAAAGGCAGATATTAGCTGAAGTGATTTCACATGTTGGCTCCCAGCCTGTTCAAGCCATTTAGAAATGTCAGGAAGACTAGTCCAGTTTACGCCACCTTGATGCCAGCCTCTCAAAACCCTTCCGGAGGTAAGCAGCAGGAAGACGAAACACATTCTAAAGTAACCTTCTCTACTTTGTCCATTTTGTGTGAAAAAAGAACTCTGAAAACGAACAGCACAAAGGGACTGTGCTGTTTTACGGAGTAATAAGAGATAGAATGTGGATATCAGAAAATACCATATGTAATGCTCTTCCTCTACCATAGAACTTGATGTCATACTTGAAACAAGGATCAAGATAACACTGAGAATGAATGTCTCATCCAAAGACCAACCATTCATGCTATCATTTAAGTTCAAAGACTGTTGCCTTCCTCCATGGTAAATTTCTCTGAGCCGACAAAACATCAGGCTTGATAATATAACAGTTGAGACGAACATTGTAGCCAGTCCAAGTGCAAGTAGTTTAACAGGTTTCTGCCCCCATTaaaaggaagaaaatgaagaaaaaaactgttaaaaataaaaagaaaatttaatatatttggaaaaaaaaaaaagaaaaaaaagaaagtctATTTGTCCACACCATATTGAATATCACCAATTAGTTTCAGTTAGCTCAGAAACCTGTCGAAAAAGAATATACATACATCAGTAGATCTTCGTGATAACCACTCACTTGCAGATTTGAGAAACTTGTAATATGCTGCTGCAGCGCTGCTGTAATCTTTGGTGCTAGCAGACCTACAAATTATAAAACGACAAATTGAATTAGGAATTTTAATGGGATATTGTTTCATGATTGGGATGTTAAAATAGTCTGACACATAGAAAACCCACTCAAAGCCTCTCTTAGACTTCCAGGAGGTGTATAGAGTTGTCGCTTCTATATACAAGCAACAAAGCATATCTTCTGCCTCATGATTGCAGTCAGTAGAACCTGAACTCTGATGATCATAAAATGCATCACAGGGGAAATTTCTGCACGGTAAACCTGATAACTGAGCTTGCAACAATCTCAGCAACTGCCAAGAATTCAACTCCAGGGCCCTCAGATGTTTGTCCTCTGAATTCATCAAACAAGGAACGGAATTAGATAATCACATCAGGTTCAgatatttattttcaaaattgaagcATCCTTCATTTCCTCCCTATTTATCACCTAGGACTAGAGGATAACAATTTAGCACAAACTCCACAAGTTCCAAATACAGACATAATTACACTTTTCCCTCTTTCATTGCACACTTTGCATAGCTGTAAATGTGCGATTCCCTGAGTCTTCTAATGATGGCATCTTAGGGAAGTTGAATAGGACAATGCATATTAGAAAAGCATTATCACACTCCAGACAATAAAGAGGAAAATTCATTCCACACTGTTATCATCTAGGAGCAAGGCTGAAACAATCTCTAGAAGAATTATATTTTTCCTTTTGGAAAATAATATCCACCTTTCCCCCAGTTCTTTCATGAAATATCAAGATACTATCATTAGCACATGGACAGTTAGATATTCACCCCGTAAAAAAGAGCAAAGCTCTATCAACTGAGGAAAGAAGAGATAAACCTTTTAGAGAATCAAAAGCCTCTCTAATAAGAACACCAACATTGTTTTTAGGAATTGGCACGCCAAACAAAAGAGCCAAGGTTGGTGCAatgtcaatctacataaaaaaatCATGTATATTAGACAACCCTATTACAAACTAAAGCACAAAAACTATAATAGCATAGTAAACCAAGCTCTTGAACCCTATTCTCATATCTGGAAATCCTTGACACTGCTAAAGCCAAAAACATATTGTTCACCTATTTAGAGTTTCCATTAAGATACAAAGACTATATAGCAAAGGAGAAAGTTGTAAATGCTCAACTTCCCCCAAATGAaggataaaagaaagaaaatgtaataggaaaataaatgaaaatgaaaaacttCAGCACAGTTTAGTATGGCATTTAGCACTGTCAACTTTCAGTGAAAAGAAAATCATGTTCAAGTCCCCTTTTAAGTCGCTGAAGAAAATAAAAGGTGGTGCACTGAAACACCTATGCGCTCAGCAATAGATAAGAAGTTTGTGATACAGCTTGGTAAAAAAAATAGAACTACCAGAAACTACTAACAGCTACAATAAAATGCTGTGAAGTTCCATTAGTTCAATTACCTGGTTGATGACTGATGCATAGTCAAAGACATGATTCCTCAGACCAATAAAAAGAGCTAATGTGTCAGTTTCTTCATATGTAGAACCGCCATGATTACCATTTTCTGTCATGCCATGATCACTTACTATCATCTACATGCGGAATAAAATGAAGATATATCAGATAAATCCAAAATATCAGTTGATTGAATTCAACTCATAATGGCAACAATAGATCTAAATAAGGCCAAGTCATTGCATCATATAAAAGCAAGATGCATAGTGCCGGTGCAAATAGCTTATTGAAACAACCCAAATGCACCAGAGGTTCAAACCAAATCAGAATTTTGCCAAATATGGAAGGACATAGCTCTGCTTTTGGAAAGCTTACATGACACTGGAAGCTGCTAAAATGAGAAGGCTTGAAAAATAAAAAGACCCAAGTCCCTTTGTCATTTCACAACACAAGGTATAGATTTAATAAAGAAGTCTTGACTTCTTGAAAAAGTCAAACTCTTAGATCCCATAGATAGAAAGTTCTCCAAATCAAAGCTCTACAGGGATCCACGTGAAGAAGTGTTTGAACGCTTAGTTTGAAGATCAAGAGCTAATGATATACCAAAATGGACCAATATTTCTATTCAAAGTTGATAAAGGATATTGATAGCTTGCTAATCACTACTGTCAGATTTCAGTTTCCTAATTAAGGAATATTTGAGTGTATCAAACAggattctgtaaatattttatcCCTAACTTTAAGGCTGTTTTTAGGTACAGCATCCCTAGAATTAGTCTGTTTCCTAGTGTAAAGTTTCCTAAGTTAGGCTCACTATGTGTATAAATATTTAGATTCCTATGTATTGAAGTGGCAAACTCTCGGGAAGGAATATTCATATCTCAGCAAAAACACATAGTTGGTTTGTTGACAGAGACGGCAAGTTGGGCTGTAAACCAGTAGAGACACCCATAGAGGTGAACCACAGACTTGGAAATGCACTAGAAGATGCAGCAGTTGATAAAAGGTCATATCAAAGACTTGTGGGGAAGCTCATTTACTTGTCTCATACCAGACCAGATATTGCCTATGCAGTAGGTGTTGTAAGTCAGTTTATGCACAATCCCAAAGAATCACATCTTAGAGCCATATATCAGATTCTACAGTACTTAAAGGGCACGCCAGGCAAAGGAATCCTATTGAAAAAGGCGGAGAATTTAACCCTTGAAGCCTATACTGATGCAGATTATGCAGGATCTATGGTTGATAGAAGATCAACCTCGGGCTATTGTACTTTCCTAGGAGGCAACCTTGTGACTTGGAGGAGTAAAAAACAAAATGTTGTGGCTAGATCTAGTGCAGAAGCTGAATTTAGGGCGATGGCTCTTGGAGTTTGTGAGTTGTTATGGCTAAAAATTATTTTGGAAGATTTGAAGATCAAGTGGGAAGGTCCAATGAAGTTGTATTGCGATAATAAGTCTGCTATCAATATTGCACATAATCCAGTTCAACATGATCGAACGAAGCACGTTGAGGTTGACAGACATTTTATAAAGGAAAAACTGGACAGTGGCTTAATTTGCACTCCATTTGTGTCCACTGATGGTCAACTAGCAGACATACTTACCAAAGGATTGTCTGGGAAGTTGTTTCAGAAATTAGTAAGCAAGCTGAGAATGGATGATATCCACTTCccagcttgagggggagtgtCAGATTTCAGTTTCCTAATTAAGGAATATTTGAGTGTATCAAATAggattctgtaaatattttatcCCTAACTTTAAGGCTGTTTTAGGTACAGCATCCCTAGAATTAGTCTGTTTCCTAGTGTAAAGTTTCCTAAGTTAGGCTCACtaagtgtataaatatttatgtaatttctTGTGAAAAATATAATCGAAATAGCCTGTTTTTAACAACTACATTCCCATCAACAATTGCCCTGTAAAAGCTTGCATATCATCCCCTTTTCTGGAACTGTTAAAGACTATTATGAACTATAACTTGCACGCATGCATATGAGCACACACATTCCCTTTAGCAATTGGATTGCAGAAGCTTCAGTATGTAATCCCCTTCGGTCTTTCCCACAAACATCATGACTGACAAGAACAAGAATTTTTATAggcacatatatgcatgtataaGCATTGAAATACCACATTTGTCAAGTGTTAGGTTTCTTGTGGTCATATCTTAAAATTGAGCCACTCCACCTATTACAAATTACTTTAGGTTGCTTAACATGTTATCAGATCCCAGGTTTTGTTTTGTGTTCTTCCTAACCCCAAAGTGAGGCTAACCACCACACCTTGTGAGGTTGTCCATTCATAGGCTGCTGTTGAGCTACAAACGAAAGGCAGCACTAAAGTGGTACCCAAAATCTGTTAAGTGTATGGTTTCTTATG contains the following coding sequences:
- the LOC108467234 gene encoding GPI ethanolamine phosphate transferase 2 isoform X1 is translated as MAPLTCTKLSLITIAGVVTQIIGLSFFVFGFFPVKPALPGTSGSESFYVPACDFVSNQSDTTLPSDKLKSSYQELSGIPPSFDRLILMIVDGLPAEFVLGKDGKPPKKQFKEAMPYTQSLLASGSAIGYHAKAAPPTVTMPRLKAMVSGAIGGFLDVAFNFNTQAMTDDNLLGQFFKIGWKMVMLGDETWLKLFPGLFKRHDGVSSFYVKDTVQVDQNVSQHLGDELSKDDWDLLILHYLGLDHVGHIGGRNSALMAPKMKEMDEVVKLIHSSINQSQGNGQGRTLLMIVSDHGMTENGNHGGSTYEETDTLALFIGLRNHVFDYASVINQIDIAPTLALLFGVPIPKNNVGVLIREAFDSLKEDKHLRALELNSWQLLRLLQAQLSGLPCRNFPCDAFYDHQSSGSTDCNHEAEDMLCCLYIEATTLYTSWKSKRGFESASTKDYSSAAAAYYKFLKSASEWLSRRSTDKPVKLLALGLATMFVSTVILSSLMFCRLREIYHGGRQQSLNLNDSMNGWSLDETFILSVILILVSSMTSSSMVEEEHYIWYFLISTFYLLLLRKTAQSLCAVRFQSSFFTQNGQSREGYFRMCFVFLLLTSGRVLRGWHQGGVNWTSLPDISKWLEQAGSQHVKSLQLISAFLVISIGLFALFSIESKGKCFQMVRLSFLISGLLVLLHITKYQDYTFSSTNYGATLLVQIIYAILGVATIGTVVALPWVIPFSTSKICPTDNTISPLFLSIHEKFPLVELRDSLYVIGWAYVLCWCLLQLLLQQPINTTPILLLLLQILAGTLYFARSGTHHKEWVEIAAFYYLGMAGHFALGNTNTLATIDVAGAFIGISSHSTLLSGILMFIITYASPMFILLSLVIYISMKNMAHLVIPEKAGPGDHLMMMLGFSCLVPLVINSILLTSYTVVLLLMQNHLFVWSVFSPKYLYVCATSVCTYIGVFIVATTGFYAYFVLDMRKQKPYSLLATSQHY
- the LOC108467234 gene encoding GPI ethanolamine phosphate transferase 2 isoform X2 → MAPLTCTKLSLITIAGVVTQIIGLSFFVFGFFPVKPALPGTSGSESFYVPACDFVSNQSDTTLPSDKLKSSYQELSGIPPSFDRLILMAMVSGAIGGFLDVAFNFNTQAMTDDNLLGQFFKIGWKMVMLGDETWLKLFPGLFKRHDGVSSFYVKDTVQVDQNVSQHLGDELSKDDWDLLILHYLGLDHVGHIGGRNSALMAPKMKEMDEVVKLIHSSINQSQGNGQGRTLLMIVSDHGMTENGNHGGSTYEETDTLALFIGLRNHVFDYASVINQIDIAPTLALLFGVPIPKNNVGVLIREAFDSLKEDKHLRALELNSWQLLRLLQAQLSGLPCRNFPCDAFYDHQSSGSTDCNHEAEDMLCCLYIEATTLYTSWKSKRGFESASTKDYSSAAAAYYKFLKSASEWLSRRSTDKPVKLLALGLATMFVSTVILSSLMFCRLREIYHGGRQQSLNLNDSMNGWSLDETFILSVILILVSSMTSSSMVEEEHYIWYFLISTFYLLLLRKTAQSLCAVRFQSSFFTQNGQSREGYFRMCFVFLLLTSGRVLRGWHQGGVNWTSLPDISKWLEQAGSQHVKSLQLISAFLVISIGLFALFSIESKGKCFQMVRLSFLISGLLVLLHITKYQDYTFSSTNYGATLLVQIIYAILGVATIGTVVALPWVIPFSTSKICPTDNTISPLFLSIHEKFPLVELRDSLYVIGWAYVLCWCLLQLLLQQPINTTPILLLLLQILAGTLYFARSGTHHKEWVEIAAFYYLGMAGHFALGNTNTLATIDVAGAFIGISSHSTLLSGILMFIITYASPMFILLSLVIYISMKNMAHLVIPEKAGPGDHLMMMLGFSCLVPLVINSILLTSYTVVLLLMQNHLFVWSVFSPKYLYVCATSVCTYIGVFIVATTGFYAYFVLDMRKQKPYSLLATSQHY
- the LOC108467234 gene encoding GPI ethanolamine phosphate transferase 2 isoform X3; translation: MPYTQSLLASGSAIGYHAKAAPPTVTMPRLKAMVSGAIGGFLDVAFNFNTQAMTDDNLLGQFFKIGWKMVMLGDETWLKLFPGLFKRHDGVSSFYVKDTVQVDQNVSQHLGDELSKDDWDLLILHYLGLDHVGHIGGRNSALMAPKMKEMDEVVKLIHSSINQSQGNGQGRTLLMIVSDHGMTENGNHGGSTYEETDTLALFIGLRNHVFDYASVINQIDIAPTLALLFGVPIPKNNVGVLIREAFDSLKEDKHLRALELNSWQLLRLLQAQLSGLPCRNFPCDAFYDHQSSGSTDCNHEAEDMLCCLYIEATTLYTSWKSKRGFESASTKDYSSAAAAYYKFLKSASEWLSRRSTDKPVKLLALGLATMFVSTVILSSLMFCRLREIYHGGRQQSLNLNDSMNGWSLDETFILSVILILVSSMTSSSMVEEEHYIWYFLISTFYLLLLRKTAQSLCAVRFQSSFFTQNGQSREGYFRMCFVFLLLTSGRVLRGWHQGGVNWTSLPDISKWLEQAGSQHVKSLQLISAFLVISIGLFALFSIESKGKCFQMVRLSFLISGLLVLLHITKYQDYTFSSTNYGATLLVQIIYAILGVATIGTVVALPWVIPFSTSKICPTDNTISPLFLSIHEKFPLVELRDSLYVIGWAYVLCWCLLQLLLQQPINTTPILLLLLQILAGTLYFARSGTHHKEWVEIAAFYYLGMAGHFALGNTNTLATIDVAGAFIGISSHSTLLSGILMFIITYASPMFILLSLVIYISMKNMAHLVIPEKAGPGDHLMMMLGFSCLVPLVINSILLTSYTVVLLLMQNHLFVWSVFSPKYLYVCATSVCTYIGVFIVATTGFYAYFVLDMRKQKPYSLLATSQHY